The nucleotide window GTAAATCAATTGTTAATTGGTTAAGGGCAAATATTACAAAAATGTGTAATTTTTTGTAGCCAAAACGTTAATTTCATTGTATGGTTATTTCAAGTCTTTTGACAGCGCTGTCATTTTGGTGGACAAGATAGGAAGTTAGTGATCATTGCTTCTCAAAATCGGCCCTGATTAAAAGTAAAAACTAAAAAAAAGTAAGGGAAAGAAAATGTCTATGAAATTCCAAAAGCACGTTTTGGCCAGCTCTATAGCTATGGTCTTAGCTGGTGCTTCAGCACAAGCAATTGCTGCTGATGATGCACAGGCAAACGCTGATGAGAATATCGAAGTTATTGAGGTTACGGGTATCCGTGGCTCGAACAAGAAAAACCTAAACGCTAAGCGTTTCTCAAATTCAATTGTTGATGTCATCTCTGCAGAAGATATCGGTAAGTTTCCAGATAAAAACGTTGCTGAGTCATTGCAACGTATTCCTGGTGTAACTATTCAGCGTCAATTTGGTGAAGGTGCCGCAGTATCGATTCGTGGTGCAGGCCAAGATTTGACACTCACCACACTAAATGGTCAAAACGTCGCCTCAACCGGTTGGTTTGTACTTGAGCCAGCAAAACGTAGTTTTAACTATGAGTTGTTGCCTTCGGAAATCGTTGGTGATTTGGAAGTTCATAAGACATCTCGCGCCGATTTGGCCGAAGGTGGTATCGGTGGTACGGTAATCGTTCACACCCGTAAGCCGCTTGATCTTGACGCCAATACAATTTTCGCATCTGCTGAAGCGTCTTATCAAGAAGATTCAGAAGAAACTGACCCACAAGCGTCAGCTATGTACAGCTGGAAGAATGAATCTGAAAGCATCGGTTTCTTACTATCCGGTGTTGCTCAAGAACGCTCACTACAACGTCAAGGTAATGAAGCATTCTGGGAGTGGGGTGCAGGCCCTGTTGCGTTCGAACAAGAACGTAAACGTACCGCTATCACTGCGACATTACAGTACGCACCAACAGATAACATGGATTTCGTGTTGAACTACATCGACATGGAAATGGAAGCGGATAACACCAACTACGCGTTATGGTTAACGCAAGCTGATACCAGTTGGGGCGATTCGTCTAACACAACATGGTTAGGTCAAGAAACGGATGCCGAAGGTAATATTACTAACCAAGGTACGCAAGTAGCAGGTCCTCTAAACGTAGCGTTTTATCAAATGCGTCCACGTGAAGCGACCATGGACTCTGACGTTGTTGATCTAACCTTCAACTATCAAGGCGATGGTTACACATTTAAATTCCAAGCAGGTACGACCGAATCAACTGGTGGTACTGACTTTGAAATGGTTCTAGACGACGGTCTTGTACCTTCCCTTGCCGGTGGTTCTTACGATTTTACTGGTGGCAATCAAACCTGGGACCTCCCTGCTGGGTTTGATATGAAAACCTATGATCCAGGTTCATTGGCAATGGGTACAGGTCCTAACTTTAACCGTACACCGAAAACCGACGAAGAAAGCTACTTTCAAGCTGACGTAACGTTCGACGTTGACTATGGTTTGGTTACTGCGATTAAGACCGGTTTTAAGTTCGCTGAGCATGAAACTACCTCACGTCGTTATGAGTACATTCAATCAGATGATTTCAACAATGTGATCAGCACCGATGGTATCCAAGATGGCACTATTGATGTTGGCGCAGGTAACTACCAAATCAAGAAGTTTGATGCCGATGCATTGAAAGATTGGGCAAAAGCCAGCAT belongs to Thalassotalea sp. HSM 43 and includes:
- a CDS encoding TonB-dependent receptor; protein product: MSMKFQKHVLASSIAMVLAGASAQAIAADDAQANADENIEVIEVTGIRGSNKKNLNAKRFSNSIVDVISAEDIGKFPDKNVAESLQRIPGVTIQRQFGEGAAVSIRGAGQDLTLTTLNGQNVASTGWFVLEPAKRSFNYELLPSEIVGDLEVHKTSRADLAEGGIGGTVIVHTRKPLDLDANTIFASAEASYQEDSEETDPQASAMYSWKNESESIGFLLSGVAQERSLQRQGNEAFWEWGAGPVAFEQERKRTAITATLQYAPTDNMDFVLNYIDMEMEADNTNYALWLTQADTSWGDSSNTTWLGQETDAEGNITNQGTQVAGPLNVAFYQMRPREATMDSDVVDLTFNYQGDGYTFKFQAGTTESTGGTDFEMVLDDGLVPSLAGGSYDFTGGNQTWDLPAGFDMKTYDPGSLAMGTGPNFNRTPKTDEESYFQADVTFDVDYGLVTAIKTGFKFAEHETTSRRYEYIQSDDFNNVISTDGIQDGTIDVGAGNYQIKKFDADALKDWAKASIVGETEDLGSYSHIEEDNWAAYVMAEFQGDGFAGNFGVRYAATDAKSIYYVDGEKTNTDSDYAEFLPSFNLKMDLADDVIMRVAASRAMARPQYVDMYVNPNVVGTNDDLPDNQFWVVGNVGLDPFIADMFDIGIEWYFNESSLLSATLFMKDVKNFVTFNEYHADAADIDFPLEGDEAANGWTVQEKSNGKDAQIEGLELQYQQDFGNGFGTLINYTYTDTNTDEDTYVDGNPFLSDSSKDQYNITGYYENDTISVRLSYNWRSEYMIRETGSYGNRLHDDFGSLDLSATWHVTDYLDIRLDAVNLTEEDAKQFGNNNYPTSYSGFTRGFPLYEYEMARRVNVGASVRF